The following coding sequences lie in one Erwinia amylovora genomic window:
- the pqqD gene encoding pyrroloquinoline quinone biosynthesis peptide chaperone PqqD codes for MQNCHVILYPEGMAKLNDSATMILELVDGQRSLADIARTLNVRFPDAGGVDDDVTDFFAAAREQKWIIFREPS; via the coding sequence ATGCAGAATTGCCATGTCATCCTCTATCCCGAAGGGATGGCTAAACTCAACGACAGCGCAACGATGATCCTCGAACTGGTGGATGGTCAACGCTCGCTGGCTGATATCGCCCGTACGCTGAATGTGCGGTTCCCGGACGCGGGTGGCGTTGATGATGACGTCACCGATTTCTTTGCCGCCGCGCGTGAACAGAAGTGGATAATTTTCCGTGAACCCAGCTGA